AGCCACGGCCATATCCCGACAGGCACTGCCGAGGTGGAGTGGGCTAGCAAGGAGCCACCCCAGGACCAGCCGCCGGTCGGGGACCAGGCCGAGATGGCCAACGAGGAACCACCCGAGGCCACAACAGCGCTGGACGAGCGGGGACCCACGCAGCCTCAGGATCTGCCGAAACCCAGCGTCTATGTCGACGCCATCATCGCGGCGACGTGGGAGAACCGTCGACGGTGCGAGGAGATGCGCAGGTGCGAGGAGCGGCGCAGGAGCGAGGGGCGGCGCAGGAGCGAGGAACAGCGGCGGAAGCAGATGGAGGAGTCGCCAGAATGGCAGGCGCGACTGAAggaggccgaggaggaggagcggcAGCTATGGGAAAACCCGGGGTACCCGCCCACGCCGCGGTACATGCCCGAGCCCTGCGTCCAGCCGCCCGAAGTGGCAGTAGAATGGGCACCATCGCCGCCGCGGTGGATGCCCGAAGTGCCGCCGACGCCGCGGTACGAGGGGTCACCCAGGTGGAGGCCCGCACGGCCACCAACGCCACGCTTCGAGCCgacgcagcagctgcagcccGAGTCATCACAGCAGCGGCACCCCGAGCCACCACAGCCGCAGCAGCCCGAGATGCCGCCGCCACAAGTCGAGTCGCCGAAGCCGCAGCAGCCCGagacgccgccgccgccacaaCCCGAGCCACCACGGTCGAATCCCGGGGAGCACCATGTCCGCACGGACATCCCGGCGGCGCACGTGAGCCATAGTGCGCGCGCGTTTGTGATCGACGGTGTGCGGTGGCGGCAGCAGACGATCACCTGGACATGGCCGGAGGGACCCGCGGAGGACGCGACTGCGGGGGAAGAACCACGGATCTGGGAGGAGGCGGAACCGCGGGTGAGCCCAAGGGATCCGAGGGTCCGAGGCAGACCCGAGGCAACGGCGACGCAGAACCCGGGATCGACGACGCCGGCACCCGCAACACCGGATTCTTGGAAGCCATGGACGCCGAGCACCGGGCCAGCGACACCCGCGTCACCGTACTCAGGAGCAGCCGCAGACAACGCGACAAGAAAGGACGAGCCGCTGGAGAGGGGTCCATGGGTGTGGCCGGAACCGCTGGCCGGTCAGCGGCCACCGTGGAAGCGGCAACATTCCGCGCCGGAGGTCGTCAGAGAGGCCGCGAGGCCGAAACTGATGCGGCAGACGTCGGCACCCGAGGGTCAGCGGTGGCGCGAGATTAAGAAGGACGAGTGGCCCGAAGGAATCGCGGAGGTACAAGCGGTGAAGGAGGCCCGCATCCTGGGCGGAAGGCGCAGCGTGCGCGTAAGATTGGACGGGCGCGGGTTCCGAGTGAGGATTGGGCTCGCGGGCCTGAGGGTGTTTGAAGAACAGCGGCCATAAATAAATGATCCCAACGAAACACAAACACGAAACGGCGTAGATCGGGGGTGACGCGGCTGAAAACAGGGGGGGTGAAGAAAATGGGGCATACATGTCGGCATCACatctgaaaagaaaaaaaaagggaatgaAAATTTGCTGGTGGAACTTGAAAACAAACACTCCAATACTCACCTGTTGCCTCGTTTGAAATGCCAGTGTTGGGGCAATGTTGCCAGCACAAAACACAGAGCCACTGGGGCACTAGCCAAGGGCAGATAGAGGGCGAAGGAGTGCTAGAAAGGAGATAGAAGGATGAGAGAGAAGGAAACAAAAGAAACTTAAAGAAACTTACCGAGAAAATGCCGAATCACCATGAACTAGGGACGGGGGCGCCTCGATAAGGCGGTCGATTGTCACTGGACGATAGTGCGATCGATGGGCACACGAAAATGGAAATATCATGGTGAATATCGCTGCGATCAGGTGGCAACGCTACACCTGCAATATCGATAGCTGAGGAATATCGATAGGTTATGAATATCGGTTCAGAGGGGAACCAGTTCAGAGATCGTCGCGGGAAATTCAAACTGCGGGCCGCTGGCATAGCGATAGCCGACGGCTATCGATGCCCAGTGTGGCCATATGGAGGAGCGGCGCGGGAAGTTCAAATTGCTGCAGAGATGACGACTGGCGCCGTAGAAACTCTCGGAGTTGAAAGCGTCGAGGGAGCGCCGAGGGAATCAACAAGGTCATCGCAAGGACTCAATGGCTAGGATACACTAGCGAACGCCAGAGAGTAGGAAcgagttttctttaaaaacttcccgaagtaaggggggaatgtgaggagttgaataactccccacaaatagcagcaacaacaataacggatcgccggccgcataccagttacggcgaattagcgtagtagcggcgcggcgaagagagagtggagacttcgcagcgaagagagagtggagacttcaaggtgaagagagagtttggagagtgagaGTCGGGAGAACGAGGGTGCAGATAAAGAGAGAAAGTGGAGACTTATCCGGCAGAGCGAGAGTGCCGGGTGCAAAAGGGATTAACGGAACaggcaccggactttggactctgccgtggacttcggactaggaggtcaagtgccacatctcggcaaccaagcggcacacaggcgtgccacatgcaccattgaAAGCAGCGGGACGACGGCAACAAGCAGAACAACAACTAAAGGCCGTGGGCGATGTGCAAAGGAGTCAATCAGGAACcttggactttggacctgcGTTGGAGAGTTGCCGCGAG
The genomic region above belongs to Drosophila takahashii strain IR98-3 E-12201 chromosome 2L, DtakHiC1v2, whole genome shotgun sequence and contains:
- the LOC108056454 gene encoding uncharacterized protein, encoding MMSTRITRSEARRTMEIQQPAEGSRLGQGRSTSRPIRVPRRVPQRGVPEPVISSDSDVEVVDDEPGKQRRWRIRRAVDRSHGHIPTGTAEVEWASKEPPQDQPPVGDQAEMANEEPPEATTALDERGPTQPQDLPKPSVYVDAIIAATWENRRRCEEMRRCEERRRSEGRRRSEEQRRKQMEESPEWQARLKEAEEEERQLWENPGYPPTPRYMPEPCVQPPEVAVEWAPSPPRWMPEVPPTPRYEGSPRWRPARPPTPRFEPTQQLQPESSQQRHPEPPQPQQPEMPPPQVESPKPQQPETPPPPQPEPPRSNPGEHHVRTDIPAAHVSHSARAFVIDGVRWRQQTITWTWPEGPAEDATAGEEPRIWEEAEPRVSPRDPRVRGRPEATATQNPGSTTPAPATPDSWKPWTPSTGPATPASPYSGAAADNATRKDEPLERGPWVWPEPLAGQRPPWKRQHSAPEVVREAARPKLMRQTSAPEGQRWREIKKDEWPEGIAEVQAVKEARILGGRRSVRVRLDGRGFRVRIGLAGLRVFEEQRP